A genomic segment from Limosilactobacillus sp. encodes:
- a CDS encoding OsmC family protein: MAITTYQATVTSTDTPNIYQAQVRDFTINFDLTDRDNGYELGMKPEEAILASLGACESIVAGTFKRKQHFDYSSFYITLEGQKETDSSRPGLDAIHMTVHFRTPNSKAEAKKFVEFMENTCPVRDNLANKVPVVFKEIKTE; the protein is encoded by the coding sequence ATGGCAATAACAACGTATCAAGCAACGGTCACCAGCACGGACACACCAAACATCTACCAGGCCCAGGTGCGTGACTTTACGATCAATTTTGATCTGACGGATCGTGACAACGGCTACGAGCTGGGGATGAAGCCAGAGGAGGCAATTCTGGCTTCCCTTGGCGCCTGTGAATCAATCGTCGCCGGGACCTTCAAGCGCAAGCAGCACTTCGACTACAGCTCCTTCTACATCACCCTCGAAGGACAAAAGGAAACAGATTCTTCGCGGCCGGGGCTGGACGCCATTCACATGACGGTTCATTTTCGGACGCCGAACTCCAAGGCCGAAGCCAAGAAGTTCGTTGAGTTCATGGAAAACACTTGCCCGGTTCGCGATAACCTGGCTAATAAGGTTCCGGTGGTCTTCAAAGAGATCAAAACCGAATAG
- the rlmH gene encoding 23S rRNA (pseudouridine(1915)-N(3))-methyltransferase RlmH — protein MNIKIIGVGKLKEKYFKAGIAEYGKRLGRFCKFQVVEVPDEKAPESLSQAEMDEVMAKEGERILAKIKDREYVFALAIKGKERTSEEFAKEINRLATYGHSDITFVIGGSLGLSPAVLKRADTQISFGRFTLPHQLMRLVLSEQIYRAFTIINGLPYHK, from the coding sequence GTGAATATCAAGATTATTGGTGTTGGAAAACTCAAGGAAAAGTATTTTAAGGCCGGAATTGCCGAGTATGGCAAACGCCTCGGCCGTTTCTGCAAATTTCAGGTTGTGGAGGTTCCGGATGAGAAGGCGCCCGAGTCGCTGAGCCAGGCCGAAATGGATGAGGTGATGGCCAAGGAGGGAGAGCGAATTCTGGCCAAGATCAAGGACCGGGAGTACGTTTTTGCCCTGGCAATCAAGGGGAAGGAACGGACCTCCGAGGAATTCGCTAAGGAGATCAACCGCCTGGCAACCTATGGCCACAGCGACATTACCTTTGTCATTGGCGGCTCGCTAGGCCTCAGCCCGGCCGTCCTGAAACGGGCCGACACCCAAATTTCGTTCGGTCGCTTCACCCTGCCCCACCAATTGATGCGGCTGGTCTTGTCCGAGCAGATTTACCGGGCCTTCACGATCATCAACGGGCTGCCTTATCACAAGTAA
- a CDS encoding S1C family serine protease yields the protein MRNSDQEGPHRSNRFWVKVAGVGLLAGLIGGGVAVGVGSAIQHHESVVSTRVPSGSNKSGGTKVNKNKADLNGEATKAYNSVQEAVVSVINKQNVQQNNGIMGMFGSTSQNGSDSSSSSSSKLETASEGSGVIYKKSGNTAYIVTNNHVVKGSSALQVIMSNGKKVNAQLVGADSATDLAVLKINAANVTTVAQFGNSNSITAGQDVLAIGSPMGSEYANTVTKGIVSAKNRTLKAGTDGTLTSVIQTDAAINAGNSGGPLINMAGQVIGINSMKLSSDNEGSSVEGMGFAIPSNEVVSIINQLIKNGKIERPALGIGMVDLSNVTTDQQQSVLKLPSSVTKGVVVMQVSSGSAADSAGLKQYDVITQLGDKKVTNASTLKAALYKYKVGDSTKITYYRDGKQQTTTIHLTKAATDSDSQSSQQDDGQ from the coding sequence ATGAGAAATAGTGATCAGGAAGGGCCACACCGGTCCAACCGTTTCTGGGTCAAGGTTGCCGGCGTGGGATTGCTTGCCGGCTTGATCGGCGGCGGGGTAGCCGTCGGGGTCGGTAGTGCGATTCAGCACCACGAGTCCGTCGTCAGCACCCGGGTGCCAAGCGGCTCGAACAAGTCCGGCGGGACCAAGGTTAACAAGAACAAGGCCGACTTGAACGGCGAGGCAACCAAGGCTTACAACTCCGTTCAAGAAGCCGTCGTTAGCGTGATCAATAAGCAAAACGTCCAACAGAATAATGGAATCATGGGGATGTTTGGTTCTACCAGCCAGAACGGCAGCGACAGCTCTTCTAGTTCCAGCAGCAAGCTGGAGACGGCCAGTGAAGGTTCCGGGGTGATCTATAAGAAGAGCGGCAACACTGCCTACATCGTTACTAATAACCACGTGGTCAAGGGTTCTAGCGCCCTGCAGGTAATCATGAGCAACGGGAAGAAGGTCAATGCCCAATTGGTCGGCGCGGACTCCGCCACCGACCTGGCCGTCCTGAAGATCAACGCGGCGAACGTCACCACGGTAGCCCAGTTCGGAAACTCCAACTCGATTACCGCGGGTCAGGACGTCCTGGCGATCGGGTCCCCAATGGGCAGTGAGTACGCCAACACCGTTACCAAGGGGATTGTCTCGGCCAAGAACCGAACCCTGAAGGCCGGTACAGATGGCACCCTGACTTCGGTCATCCAGACTGACGCGGCGATCAACGCCGGAAACTCCGGTGGGCCGCTGATCAACATGGCCGGTCAGGTTATTGGGATCAATTCAATGAAGCTCTCCTCGGACAACGAGGGTTCCTCGGTCGAGGGGATGGGCTTTGCCATTCCAAGCAACGAGGTCGTTTCGATCATCAACCAGCTGATCAAGAACGGGAAGATTGAACGGCCCGCCCTGGGGATCGGCATGGTCGATCTGAGCAACGTCACCACCGACCAGCAGCAGTCCGTTCTGAAACTGCCGTCAAGCGTCACCAAAGGGGTGGTGGTGATGCAGGTCAGCAGCGGGTCGGCAGCCGACAGCGCCGGTCTCAAGCAGTATGACGTGATCACCCAGCTGGGCGACAAGAAGGTTACCAACGCCAGCACGCTGAAGGCGGCCCTGTACAAGTACAAGGTCGGCGACAGCACCAAGATCACTTACTACCGCGATGGTAAGCAGCAAACCACTACCATCCACCTGACTAAGGCGGCGACGGACAGCGATAGCCAGTCCAGCCAGCAGGATGATGGCCAATAA
- a CDS encoding OsmC family protein: MSTYKVKATKTTTGMQVSGTARGFEVTFDEPGSTNTGMNPVEILLTSFGACQAITATELARKRHFDLQSFWVDIEGDLGREDVADGDNRYKFTEIRYQPHLRSSESDEDIKQFLADVARKCPVENTLAFGTKFVADGFVKE, encoded by the coding sequence ATGAGTACCTATAAAGTAAAGGCCACCAAGACCACTACGGGGATGCAGGTTTCCGGAACCGCCCGCGGCTTTGAAGTCACCTTCGACGAGCCCGGCAGCACCAACACGGGGATGAACCCGGTCGAGATCCTGCTGACCTCGTTCGGCGCCTGCCAGGCCATCACGGCAACGGAACTGGCTCGCAAACGGCACTTCGACCTCCAGTCCTTCTGGGTTGACATCGAAGGCGACCTTGGACGCGAGGACGTGGCAGATGGCGACAACCGTTACAAGTTCACCGAGATTCGCTACCAGCCACACCTGCGTAGTTCCGAATCCGATGAAGACATCAAGCAATTCCTCGCCGACGTCGCCCGCAAGTGCCCGGTTGAAAATACCCTGGCATTCGGCACCAAATTCGTGGCGGATGGCTTCGTCAAGGAATAG
- a CDS encoding D-2-hydroxyacid dehydrogenase translates to MTKILMTSVRDDEQPAIKEFAKEHGIEIETTPKLIDDAVDLTAGVDGLVIQQRSKVDPSVYAKLAANGLKQIATRTAGFDMVDIEAAHEHGLTVTNVPAYSPRSVAEHALMQIFRLLRKSYRFDAQVARGDFRWFSDEQALEIHTATIGIIGVGRIGGTLARLLKSLGATVLGYDTKPRDEMKEVVEYTTKEDLLKRADAVSLHVDLNPTSIGLMTAADFQLMKPTAGLVNASRGPVVKTADLIAALKSGTIAAAALDTFEGETAVIQTDRSKTGLADVPQIQALHDMDNVILTPHIAFFTNLAVKNMVDISLNDVLLVLAGKQSPHEVK, encoded by the coding sequence GGATCGAGATTGAAACCACCCCCAAGCTGATTGACGACGCGGTTGACCTGACCGCGGGCGTCGACGGGTTGGTAATCCAGCAGCGCAGCAAGGTTGACCCGAGCGTCTACGCTAAGCTGGCTGCCAACGGCCTCAAGCAGATTGCTACCCGGACCGCCGGCTTTGACATGGTCGATATCGAAGCTGCCCACGAGCATGGGCTGACCGTCACCAACGTCCCGGCCTACTCGCCCCGCAGTGTTGCCGAGCACGCCCTGATGCAGATCTTCCGGCTCCTGCGCAAGTCCTACCGCTTCGACGCCCAGGTTGCCCGGGGCGACTTCCGCTGGTTCAGTGACGAGCAGGCACTCGAGATTCACACCGCCACGATCGGCATCATCGGGGTTGGCCGGATCGGTGGCACCCTGGCGCGGCTGCTCAAGTCCCTCGGGGCGACCGTCCTCGGCTATGACACCAAGCCCCGGGACGAGATGAAGGAGGTTGTGGAATACACCACCAAGGAAGACCTCCTTAAGCGCGCCGACGCGGTTAGCCTCCACGTCGACCTCAACCCGACCTCCATCGGGCTGATGACGGCCGCCGACTTTCAATTGATGAAACCAACGGCGGGCCTGGTCAACGCCAGCCGGGGTCCGGTCGTCAAGACGGCTGACCTGATTGCGGCGCTGAAGTCCGGCACTATCGCGGCCGCCGCGCTGGACACCTTTGAGGGTGAAACGGCGGTTATCCAAACCGACCGCAGCAAAACCGGCCTGGCCGACGTGCCCCAAATTCAGGCGCTCCACGACATGGACAATGTCATTTTGACCCCGCACATCGCCTTCTTCACCAACCTGGCCGTTAAGAACATGGTCGACATCTCCCTCAACGACGTCCTGCTGGTCCTGGCCGGCAAGCAGTCGCCGCACGAGGTGAAATAA
- a CDS encoding phosphatidylglycerophosphatase A family protein yields the protein MNNPQFKYPDTKAYEFVVNRLQERGVQLSDLVDIIYQSQKAFEPTLTVERCQEYLTDALHKRELLNNAMVMLELDRLTEAGQVAEPLSSIIKNDVGVFGVDETLALQIANIYGTIGTTNFGYFDRVKKGIIARYDTADNHVNTFIDDLLAAIVAAVCGKIAHQYA from the coding sequence ATGAATAATCCGCAATTTAAGTATCCAGATACCAAGGCCTATGAGTTCGTGGTAAACCGTCTTCAGGAGCGCGGCGTTCAGCTATCCGACCTGGTCGACATCATCTATCAGAGTCAGAAGGCCTTTGAACCGACGCTGACGGTAGAGCGCTGTCAGGAATACCTGACGGATGCCCTCCACAAGCGGGAGCTGCTCAATAACGCCATGGTGATGCTGGAGCTGGACCGACTGACGGAGGCCGGTCAGGTTGCCGAGCCGTTGTCGAGCATCATCAAAAACGACGTGGGTGTCTTTGGGGTCGACGAAACCTTGGCCTTGCAGATCGCCAACATCTACGGCACGATCGGCACTACTAACTTTGGCTACTTTGATCGAGTCAAAAAGGGGATCATAGCACGTTACGACACCGCCGATAATCACGTCAACACCTTCATCGACGACCTCTTGGCGGCGATTGTTGCGGCAGTTTGTGGGAAGATTGCCCACCAGTATGCCTGA
- a CDS encoding MBL fold metallo-hydrolase, producing MSEKDFLRYSILASGSTGNVTYLETAHHRILIDAGLSGKRIENLMNKINRTLKDVEAIFVTHEHGDHSHGVGVLARRYGMDVYANEGTWQAMAKRVGKIPLEQKHILAPNHVADLGDMEVESFAVSHDAAEPQFYQVHHDNKTFCILTDTGYVSDRVAGTIKNADAYLMECNHDTEMLRMGPYSWPLKQRILGDEGHLSNEEGADALMDVIGPRTKEIFLGHRSQHNNMRSLAHLTVASLMEQHDFGVDHDFQLHDAEPATPSELLTL from the coding sequence GTGAGTGAAAAGGATTTTTTGCGTTACAGTATACTAGCCAGTGGCAGCACGGGAAACGTCACCTATTTGGAAACCGCCCATCACCGGATCCTGATCGATGCCGGCCTGAGTGGCAAGCGGATTGAAAACTTAATGAATAAGATCAACCGGACGCTCAAGGACGTCGAAGCCATCTTCGTCACCCACGAGCACGGCGATCACAGCCACGGGGTCGGGGTCCTGGCCCGCCGCTACGGGATGGACGTTTACGCCAACGAGGGCACCTGGCAGGCAATGGCCAAACGGGTCGGCAAGATCCCGTTGGAGCAAAAGCACATCCTGGCACCCAATCACGTGGCCGATCTGGGCGACATGGAGGTGGAGAGCTTCGCGGTTTCCCACGATGCCGCCGAGCCCCAGTTTTACCAAGTTCACCATGACAACAAGACCTTCTGCATCCTGACCGATACCGGCTACGTCTCGGACCGGGTGGCGGGAACCATCAAGAACGCCGACGCCTACCTGATGGAATGCAACCACGACACGGAAATGCTGCGGATGGGGCCCTACTCCTGGCCGCTTAAGCAACGGATCTTGGGTGACGAGGGCCACCTGTCCAACGAGGAGGGTGCCGATGCCTTAATGGACGTGATCGGTCCACGGACGAAGGAGATCTTCCTTGGCCACCGCAGCCAGCACAACAACATGCGGTCCCTGGCCCACCTGACCGTGGCTAGCCTGATGGAACAGCACGATTTCGGGGTCGATCACGACTTCCAGCTGCACGATGCCGAACCGGCAACGCCCAGCGAGCTGTTAACCCTGTGA
- a CDS encoding DNA-methyltransferase, whose amino-acid sequence MAKSARNKTIDFSLTEAPAGVLEQLRTAADDLGTLALAGDQTIVGDSFKVLPKLPEHCADLALVDPPYNLNKRYDGLTFKKMNSASYQEFTQHWIDCLLPKLAPDATVYVFADWVTSMALAPILAQNFTIKNRITWQREKGRGSKHNWKNGMEDIWYLVVDPKHYTFNVDAVKQRRQVIAPYRENGRAKDWQETAQGRFRDTMPSNFWDDISIPYWSMPENTGHPTQKPEKLLAKLILASSNPGDLVLDPFAGSGSSLVTAKKLGRHYLGVEQSKLYAAWGAYRLLQADGDKRIQGYTDGVFWERNTWQRQQKKKKSRETKKEP is encoded by the coding sequence GTGGCCAAGTCCGCCCGGAATAAAACAATTGATTTTTCACTAACCGAAGCACCGGCCGGGGTCTTAGAACAGCTTCGAACGGCCGCTGACGATCTCGGAACGCTTGCCTTGGCCGGTGACCAGACGATTGTCGGGGACTCCTTTAAGGTCCTGCCCAAGCTGCCGGAGCACTGCGCTGACTTGGCCCTAGTCGACCCGCCCTACAACCTTAATAAGCGCTATGATGGCCTGACCTTTAAAAAGATGAATTCGGCCAGCTACCAGGAGTTCACCCAGCACTGGATTGACTGCCTCCTGCCTAAACTGGCACCAGACGCCACCGTCTACGTCTTCGCCGATTGGGTGACCAGCATGGCCCTGGCCCCAATCCTGGCGCAAAACTTTACGATTAAGAACCGAATTACCTGGCAGCGCGAGAAGGGCCGGGGGTCGAAGCACAACTGGAAGAACGGAATGGAAGACATCTGGTACCTGGTCGTCGATCCCAAGCACTACACCTTCAACGTCGATGCCGTCAAACAGCGGCGCCAGGTGATTGCCCCCTACCGGGAAAACGGCCGGGCCAAGGACTGGCAGGAGACCGCCCAGGGACGCTTTCGGGACACGATGCCGTCGAATTTTTGGGACGATATCTCGATTCCCTACTGGTCGATGCCGGAGAATACCGGCCACCCGACCCAGAAGCCAGAAAAACTGCTGGCCAAGCTAATCCTGGCGAGCTCTAACCCCGGCGACCTGGTCCTCGATCCCTTCGCCGGTTCCGGTTCCAGCCTGGTGACCGCTAAGAAACTGGGCCGTCACTACCTCGGGGTTGAGCAGAGCAAGCTCTATGCGGCCTGGGGGGCGTACCGGCTCCTGCAGGCGGATGGTGACAAGCGCATTCAGGGCTATACCGACGGCGTTTTCTGGGAACGCAATACCTGGCAAAGACAGCAAAAGAAGAAAAAATCTCGTGAGACGAAAAAAGAGCCTTAG
- a CDS encoding MarR family winged helix-turn-helix transcriptional regulator has translation MQKVFDLEACIMCITSQSSRMFGDALDKELQKTNINRNIWLALYYIDHHGSINQKALADQIGITGASMTKIIQKMTADNFVTVQQSKEDKRQKDVSLTATGQKQLMAIIPLVQKFQAEMTAGISQQELDTVATVMAKMRQNAQKIQEN, from the coding sequence ATGCAAAAGGTATTTGACCTGGAGGCCTGCATCATGTGCATTACAAGCCAGAGCAGTCGAATGTTTGGCGATGCTCTGGACAAGGAGCTGCAGAAGACCAATATTAATCGTAACATTTGGTTGGCACTGTACTACATTGACCACCATGGATCAATTAACCAAAAGGCGCTGGCGGATCAAATCGGGATTACCGGGGCCAGCATGACCAAAATCATCCAGAAAATGACGGCAGACAATTTTGTGACGGTTCAACAGAGTAAGGAGGACAAACGTCAAAAGGACGTCAGTCTGACCGCGACGGGGCAAAAGCAGCTGATGGCGATCATTCCCCTGGTACAAAAATTTCAGGCGGAGATGACCGCGGGAATTAGCCAGCAGGAGCTCGACACGGTCGCCACGGTCATGGCAAAAATGCGGCAGAATGCCCAAAAAATTCAGGAAAATTAA
- a CDS encoding iron-containing alcohol dehydrogenase, with the protein MNRQFDFLMPSVNFFGPGVIAKIGDRAKMLNMHKPLIVTQESLEKIENGPVAQTRQSLEKAGVDYAIFTGVEPNPKIRNIKAGKKMYEEEKCDSIITVGGGSAHDCGKGIGIILTNGDDITKLAGIETLDNPLPPLMAVNTTAGTGSELTRHAVITNEEDHLKFVVVSWRNIPLVSFNDPMLMLGVPQSVTAATGCDAFVQAIEPYVSVDHNPITDSQCKEAIQLIQEALPEVVANGQNVEARTKMVEAEMLAGMAFNNANLGYVHAMAHQLGGQYDAPHGVCCALLLTTVEEYNLIACPDRFAELAEIMGYDTTGLTTMQAARKSIEGMREMCKAVGIPASIKEIGAKPEDFPLMAENALKDGNAFSNPRKGTKQEIIDLYQKAYDGIY; encoded by the coding sequence ATGAATAGACAATTTGATTTCTTAATGCCAAGCGTGAACTTCTTTGGACCTGGTGTTATCGCAAAGATCGGTGACCGTGCTAAGATGCTTAACATGCACAAGCCACTGATCGTTACCCAGGAAAGCTTGGAGAAGATTGAGAACGGTCCAGTTGCTCAAACCCGCCAATCACTGGAAAAGGCTGGCGTTGACTACGCCATCTTTACCGGGGTTGAACCAAACCCAAAGATTCGTAACATCAAGGCCGGTAAGAAGATGTACGAAGAAGAAAAGTGTGACTCCATCATCACTGTCGGTGGGGGTTCCGCTCACGACTGTGGTAAGGGTATCGGGATTATTCTGACCAACGGTGACGACATCACTAAACTGGCCGGAATCGAAACGCTGGACAATCCGCTGCCACCTCTGATGGCCGTTAACACGACTGCCGGGACCGGTTCCGAACTGACCCGTCACGCCGTTATCACGAACGAGGAAGACCACCTCAAGTTCGTTGTTGTTTCTTGGCGGAACATTCCATTGGTATCATTCAACGACCCAATGCTGATGCTCGGTGTTCCACAATCAGTTACTGCTGCTACTGGTTGCGATGCCTTCGTTCAGGCCATCGAACCATACGTTTCCGTTGACCACAACCCAATCACGGACAGTCAATGTAAGGAAGCTATCCAACTGATTCAGGAAGCTCTGCCAGAAGTCGTTGCCAATGGTCAAAACGTTGAAGCCCGGACCAAGATGGTTGAAGCTGAAATGCTTGCCGGCATGGCCTTTAACAACGCTAACCTGGGTTACGTTCATGCCATGGCTCACCAGCTGGGTGGTCAATACGACGCTCCTCACGGTGTCTGCTGTGCACTCCTGCTGACCACGGTTGAAGAGTACAACCTGATCGCTTGCCCAGACCGGTTCGCTGAACTGGCTGAAATCATGGGCTACGACACGACTGGCCTGACGACGATGCAGGCTGCTCGCAAGTCCATCGAAGGCATGCGTGAAATGTGCAAGGCCGTTGGTATTCCAGCTTCCATCAAGGAAATTGGTGCTAAGCCAGAAGACTTCCCATTGATGGCTGAAAATGCCCTCAAGGACGGGAACGCCTTCTCCAACCCACGGAAGGGTACGAAGCAAGAAATCATCGACCTTTACCAAAAGGCATACGACGGTATCTACTAA
- a CDS encoding OsmC family protein, whose translation MKRYQTTTRKTATKLQVDAHSRGNHYTIDEPKNAGGANTGMNPVELELSTLGASLEATAAKLAPEKNFHYDQLTIKLEGDMDPRGFMGDPDIRNGFQEIRVAMTFKTAASQDACQQFVEAVKQESPILDNLTNGISIVVDGVVLD comes from the coding sequence ATGAAGAGATATCAGACGACTACCCGCAAGACCGCGACAAAGCTCCAGGTCGATGCCCACTCCCGCGGCAACCACTACACAATTGATGAACCCAAAAATGCCGGTGGCGCTAACACCGGAATGAATCCAGTCGAGCTTGAACTGAGCACGCTGGGAGCATCCCTAGAGGCCACCGCAGCCAAGCTGGCTCCGGAAAAGAACTTTCACTACGATCAGTTGACGATTAAGCTTGAAGGCGACATGGATCCCCGTGGCTTCATGGGCGATCCCGACATTCGGAACGGCTTCCAGGAAATCCGTGTGGCAATGACTTTTAAGACCGCTGCGTCACAGGACGCTTGCCAGCAATTCGTTGAAGCGGTCAAGCAGGAATCACCAATTCTCGACAACCTAACCAACGGCATTAGCATCGTCGTTGACGGCGTGGTTTTGGATTAA